Proteins encoded in a region of the Mycolicibacterium duvalii genome:
- the pe gene encoding acyltransferase PE, with translation MRRLLAFGTALGTACTAGLLGLGPAVAQDPPPAPPPDSDGPPIGTPGRAYALGGAHVLGIPYDEYIMRTGADWFPGLDRQIVDYPAGQVQGHTLERLFPGIGAFGDRVAPGLGLDGPSVGESVDIGAPDTIAAIKNGGRGTAIGLSEGAMVLNDVQARLAYDPAAPPPDELSFAMYGDPVARHAFGESFLTQNFPVGSVVPSLDYRIPPPVESQYDTHQFVSAYDSIADWPDRPDNWISVANAIVGLATGHTAVAFTRPEMVPPQNIRTTVNSRGASTTTYLIPEEHLPLVLPFKYLGVPKDTLMELDRVLKPYVDAGYSRHDDPLTAPITVDPVNGYDPAEVTAPATQAAFGGGADPVSQLLSGLQYVLNNPP, from the coding sequence ATGAGGCGACTCCTCGCGTTCGGTACCGCGCTGGGCACGGCCTGCACCGCAGGGCTGCTCGGCCTCGGCCCCGCCGTGGCCCAGGACCCGCCGCCGGCCCCTCCGCCCGACAGCGACGGACCGCCGATCGGCACCCCGGGCCGGGCCTACGCGCTCGGCGGCGCCCACGTGCTCGGCATCCCGTACGACGAATACATCATGCGCACCGGCGCGGACTGGTTCCCCGGGCTGGACCGCCAGATCGTCGACTACCCCGCCGGGCAGGTACAGGGCCACACCCTGGAACGGTTGTTCCCCGGCATCGGGGCGTTCGGGGACCGCGTCGCCCCGGGACTCGGGCTCGACGGCCCGAGCGTCGGGGAGTCGGTCGACATCGGTGCCCCCGACACCATCGCCGCGATCAAGAACGGCGGCCGCGGCACCGCGATCGGCCTGTCCGAGGGCGCGATGGTGCTCAACGACGTGCAGGCCCGGCTGGCCTACGACCCGGCCGCCCCGCCGCCCGACGAGCTGAGCTTCGCGATGTACGGCGACCCGGTGGCCCGGCACGCCTTCGGCGAGAGCTTCCTGACGCAGAACTTCCCGGTCGGCAGCGTGGTGCCGTCGCTGGACTACCGCATCCCGCCGCCGGTGGAAAGCCAGTACGACACCCACCAGTTCGTCTCCGCCTACGACAGCATCGCCGACTGGCCCGACCGGCCGGACAACTGGATCTCGGTGGCCAACGCCATCGTCGGGCTGGCCACCGGCCACACCGCGGTCGCGTTCACCAGACCGGAGATGGTGCCGCCGCAGAACATCCGCACCACGGTCAACTCGCGCGGCGCCAGTACGACCACCTACCTGATTCCCGAAGAGCACCTGCCGCTGGTGCTGCCGTTCAAGTACCTCGGGGTGCCCAAGGACACGCTGATGGAGCTCGACCGGGTACTCAAGCCCTACGTCGACGCCGGCTACTCGCGTCACGACGATCCGCTGACCGCGCCGATCACCGTCGACCCGGTCAACGGTTACGACCCGGCCGAGGTCACCGCTCCGGCCACCCAGGCCGCGTTCGGCGGCGGCGCGGATCCGGTGTCGCAGCTGCTGTCCGGGTTGCAGTACGTACTGAACAACCCGCCGTAG
- a CDS encoding flavin reductase family protein → MSGSHHRAPAELDPSFLREAFGHFPSGVIAIAAEVDGVRVGLAASTFVPVSLDPPLVSFCVQNSSTTWPKLKDLPYLGISVLGEAHDAAARTLAAKTGDRFAGLDTASTERGAVFIHGTSVWLESSVEQQVAAGDHTIVVLRVVDISLHPEVSPIVFHRSTFRRLDG, encoded by the coding sequence ATGAGCGGCTCACACCATCGCGCACCGGCCGAGCTCGATCCTTCGTTCCTGCGCGAGGCGTTCGGGCACTTCCCGTCCGGGGTGATCGCCATCGCCGCCGAGGTGGACGGAGTCCGGGTCGGGCTGGCGGCCAGCACGTTCGTCCCGGTGTCGCTGGATCCGCCGCTGGTGTCGTTCTGTGTGCAGAATTCGTCGACGACGTGGCCGAAGCTCAAGGACCTGCCCTACCTCGGCATCAGCGTGCTGGGGGAAGCGCACGACGCGGCGGCGCGCACGCTGGCCGCCAAGACCGGTGACCGGTTCGCGGGCCTGGACACGGCATCCACCGAGCGCGGCGCGGTGTTCATCCACGGCACCAGCGTCTGGCTGGAGAGCAGCGTCGAACAGCAGGTCGCCGCCGGGGATCACACCATCGTGGTGCTGCGGGTCGTCGACATCTCGCTGCACCCGGAGGTGTCACCGATTGTGTTCCACCGCAGCACTTTCCGCCGGCTGGACGGCTGA
- a CDS encoding isocitrate lyase/PEP mutase family protein, with the protein MADDVLKQRAEQLLRLHQPGNPVVLPTVWDAWSAHLAVGAGFAALTVGSHPVADSIGKPDNEGMTFDDLTTRVAQITAAVDVPVSVDIESGYGEAPTRLIEGLLSVGAVGLNIEDTVHSEGGRLRSAGEHAELVGALRAAADAAGVHLVVNARTDLFLRGDGDESDRVERAIARLRHAAEAGADVLYPVGRHDPDTMRRLTSELPLPVNAIAVPQSDDPASFGPLGVGRISFGPFWQAALAERAKEILARWQ; encoded by the coding sequence ATGGCCGACGACGTGCTCAAGCAGCGAGCCGAGCAGTTGCTGAGGCTGCACCAGCCGGGCAACCCGGTGGTGCTGCCGACGGTCTGGGACGCCTGGTCGGCGCACCTCGCGGTGGGCGCCGGGTTCGCCGCGCTGACCGTGGGCAGTCATCCGGTGGCCGACTCGATCGGCAAGCCCGATAACGAAGGCATGACATTCGACGACCTGACCACGCGCGTCGCGCAGATCACCGCCGCGGTCGACGTGCCGGTGTCGGTCGACATCGAGTCCGGGTACGGCGAGGCGCCGACCCGGCTGATCGAGGGCCTGCTGTCGGTCGGCGCGGTCGGGCTCAACATCGAGGACACCGTGCACAGCGAGGGGGGCCGGCTGCGGTCGGCCGGAGAGCATGCCGAACTGGTCGGCGCGCTGCGCGCCGCGGCCGACGCGGCGGGGGTCCACTTGGTCGTCAACGCCCGCACGGATCTGTTCCTGCGCGGCGACGGCGATGAGAGTGACCGGGTGGAGCGCGCGATCGCCCGGCTGCGCCATGCCGCCGAGGCCGGGGCCGATGTGCTCTACCCCGTCGGACGCCACGACCCGGACACGATGCGGCGATTGACCTCCGAACTGCCCTTGCCGGTCAACGCGATCGCGGTGCCGCAGTCCGACGACCCGGCGTCGTTCGGGCCGCTGGGGGTGGGCCGGATCAGCTTCGGGCCGTTCTGGCAGGCCGCACTTGCCGAGCGGGCCAAGGAGATCCTGGCGCGCTGGCAGTAG
- a CDS encoding GAP family protein — MWIPLLAMAVAVSLEPFRIGMTVLMINRPRPALQLLTFLAGGFVMGTTVGVVVLFALRPALGSAHFTLPRVQIAVGAVILVNAALVAAGVWGGGDGPPGRWVTRGRALLEGRSLWIAGVSGLGIALPSVDYLAALALIVASGAATSIQLSALMLFNVVAFALVEIPLLCYLVAPERTRAALAALYAWLRTQGRRGVAVLLAAVGAMLLGVGLAGL; from the coding sequence ATGTGGATCCCGCTGCTGGCGATGGCCGTTGCGGTCAGCCTGGAGCCGTTCCGGATCGGGATGACGGTGCTGATGATCAACCGGCCCCGCCCCGCCCTACAGCTGCTGACCTTCCTCGCCGGCGGCTTCGTGATGGGCACGACGGTCGGTGTGGTGGTGTTGTTCGCCCTGCGGCCGGCGCTGGGCTCCGCGCACTTCACGCTGCCGCGGGTGCAGATCGCCGTGGGCGCCGTCATCCTGGTCAACGCCGCGCTCGTGGCGGCTGGGGTGTGGGGTGGCGGCGACGGGCCGCCGGGACGGTGGGTGACTCGCGGACGAGCGCTGCTCGAGGGCCGGTCGCTGTGGATCGCCGGTGTCAGCGGCCTGGGCATCGCACTGCCGTCGGTCGACTACCTGGCCGCGCTGGCGCTGATCGTCGCGTCGGGAGCCGCGACCAGCATCCAGTTGAGCGCCCTGATGCTGTTCAATGTGGTGGCGTTCGCGCTGGTAGAGATTCCGCTGTTGTGTTACCTGGTGGCACCCGAGCGCACCCGCGCCGCGTTGGCGGCCCTGTATGCGTGGCTGCGGACCCAGGGCCGGCGCGGGGTGGCCGTGCTGCTGGCCGCCGTCGGCGCCATGCTGCTCGGTGTCGGCCTGGCCGGACTGTAG
- a CDS encoding succinate dehydrogenase/fumarate reductase iron-sulfur subunit, which produces MGAYTAKMRVWRGDAAGGELKDYSVEVNEGEVVLDIIHRLQQTQTGDLAVRWNCKAGKCGSCSVEINGRPRLACMTRMSTFGEDEVVTVTPLRTFPVMRDLVTDVNFNYEKAREIPSFTPPKDLQPGEYRMAQEDVNRSQEFRKCIECFLCQNVCHVNRDHEENKKAFAGPRYLMRQAELDMHPLDVHSRRAEDAQEEHGLGYCNITKCCTEVCPEHIKITDNALIPMKERVADRKYDPVVWLGNKLFRRR; this is translated from the coding sequence ATGGGTGCATACACAGCGAAGATGCGGGTCTGGCGCGGTGACGCCGCCGGCGGTGAGCTCAAGGACTACTCCGTCGAGGTCAACGAGGGCGAGGTCGTCCTCGACATCATCCACCGGCTGCAGCAGACCCAGACCGGTGACCTGGCGGTGCGCTGGAACTGCAAGGCGGGTAAGTGCGGCTCGTGCTCGGTCGAGATCAACGGCCGCCCGCGGCTGGCCTGCATGACCAGGATGTCGACGTTCGGCGAGGACGAGGTCGTCACCGTGACCCCGCTGCGCACGTTCCCCGTGATGCGGGACCTCGTCACCGACGTCAACTTCAACTACGAGAAGGCCCGCGAGATCCCGTCGTTCACCCCGCCGAAGGATCTGCAGCCGGGTGAGTACCGGATGGCGCAGGAAGACGTCAACCGGTCGCAGGAGTTCCGCAAGTGCATCGAGTGCTTCCTGTGCCAGAACGTCTGCCACGTCAACCGCGACCACGAGGAGAACAAGAAGGCGTTCGCCGGTCCGCGGTACCTGATGCGGCAGGCCGAGCTCGACATGCATCCCCTCGACGTGCACTCACGCCGCGCCGAGGACGCCCAGGAAGAGCACGGCCTCGGGTACTGCAACATCACCAAGTGCTGCACCGAGGTGTGCCCCGAGCACATCAAGATCACCGACAACGCGCTGATCCCGATGAAAGAGCGGGTCGCCGACCGCAAGTACGACCCGGTCGTGTGGTTGGGCAACAAGCTCTTTCGGCGCCGCTGA
- a CDS encoding Hsp20/alpha crystallin family protein — protein sequence MNNVALWNRPAWTADRLMRDFFGPSAPAPGAAISPAVEITQDGDDAVVRVDLPGVDVEKDVTVEVENGRLVIHGERRDERSEERAEDGRVRRISEVRYGSFRRSFALPSHVTGDAVSAAYDAGVLTVRVAGAHRNAQAQRIAIEAK from the coding sequence ATGAACAACGTCGCCTTGTGGAACCGGCCGGCATGGACCGCCGACCGATTGATGCGGGACTTCTTCGGCCCGTCGGCTCCGGCGCCCGGCGCCGCGATCAGCCCCGCCGTCGAGATCACCCAGGACGGCGACGACGCCGTGGTCCGGGTCGACCTGCCCGGCGTGGACGTCGAGAAGGATGTCACCGTCGAGGTCGAGAACGGCCGCCTGGTGATCCATGGCGAACGTCGCGACGAGCGTTCCGAGGAGCGCGCCGAGGACGGCCGGGTCCGCCGGATCAGCGAGGTCCGGTACGGCTCGTTCCGGCGTTCGTTCGCGCTGCCCTCCCACGTCACCGGCGACGCGGTATCGGCCGCCTACGACGCCGGCGTGCTCACCGTGCGGGTCGCCGGGGCGCACCGCAACGCGCAGGCGCAGCGGATCGCGATCGAAGCCAAGTAG
- the nirB gene encoding nitrite reductase large subunit NirB: MASTSRVVVIGHGMVGHRFVEALRSRDTAGRWRVTVLAEELDAAYDRVGLTGYTEHWERPRLALPGNDYLGDDLVEVRLGARVTGIDRAAKTVTTADGTRVAYDALVLATGSYAFVPPVPGRDLPSCHVYRTLDDLDAIRADARRTSESGRAPVGVVIGGGLLGLEAANALRGFGLDAHVVERSSRLMAAQLDEAGGALLGRMITELGITVHTDVGTESIGPAQRNRPLKRSADDDSLRVLLSDGTFIDTGLVVFAAGIRPRDELARDAGLEIAERGGVLTDLSCVTSDPEVYAIGEVAAIEGRCYGLVGPGYTSAEVAADRLLGGAAEFPEADMSTKLKLLGVDVASFGDAMGVTPDCLSVVVNDAVNQTYAKLVLSDDAKTLLGGILVGDASAYGILRPMVGEPLPGDPLGLISPTGTDGGTTGLGVGALPPAAQICSCNNVTKGDLTEAIGSGCCDVADLKKCTLAGTSCGSCVPLLKQILEAEGVEQSKALCEHFSQSRAELFEIVTATDIRTFSGLIERFGSGKGCDICKPVVASILASTSSGHILDGEQASLQDSNDHFLANIQRNGSYSVVPRVPGGDITPEHLILIGEIARDFGLYTKITGGQRIDMFGARVEQLPDIWRRLVDGGMESGHAYGKSLRTVKSCVGSDWCRYGQQDSVQMAINLELRYRGLRAPHKIKMGVSGCARECAEARGKDVGVIATETGWNLYVGGNGGMTPRHAELLAGDLDDETLIRYIDRFLMFYIRTADRLQRTAPWVEEKGLEHLREVVCDDSLGLAAEFEAAIARHVDGYACEWKGVLEDPDKLARFVSFVNAPDVPDPTIEFTDQHGRKVPAPVSIGMPKVVQR, from the coding sequence ATGGCGTCAACATCACGCGTCGTGGTCATCGGGCACGGCATGGTCGGACACCGCTTCGTCGAGGCACTGCGTTCGCGCGACACCGCGGGCCGGTGGCGGGTCACCGTGCTGGCAGAAGAACTCGACGCCGCCTACGACCGGGTGGGGCTGACCGGCTACACCGAGCACTGGGAGCGGCCCCGTCTCGCGCTGCCGGGTAACGACTACCTCGGCGACGACCTCGTCGAGGTGCGGTTGGGTGCGCGGGTGACCGGCATCGACCGTGCCGCCAAGACGGTCACGACGGCCGACGGCACCCGCGTCGCCTACGACGCGCTGGTACTGGCCACGGGCTCCTACGCGTTCGTCCCGCCGGTGCCCGGGCGGGATCTGCCGTCCTGCCACGTCTACCGCACCCTGGATGACCTCGACGCGATCCGGGCGGACGCGCGGCGCACGAGCGAAAGCGGCCGCGCGCCGGTCGGTGTCGTGATCGGCGGCGGACTGCTGGGTCTGGAGGCGGCCAACGCGTTGCGCGGCTTCGGGTTGGACGCCCACGTCGTGGAGCGGTCGTCGCGGCTGATGGCCGCGCAACTCGACGAGGCCGGTGGCGCGCTGCTCGGCCGGATGATCACCGAGCTCGGCATCACCGTGCACACCGACGTCGGCACCGAGTCGATCGGCCCGGCGCAACGCAACCGTCCGCTGAAACGTTCCGCGGACGACGACTCCCTGCGGGTGCTGCTCAGCGACGGCACGTTCATCGACACCGGCCTGGTGGTGTTCGCCGCCGGGATCCGTCCCCGTGACGAGCTGGCCCGCGATGCGGGGCTGGAGATCGCCGAGCGCGGGGGCGTGCTCACCGACCTGTCCTGTGTGACCAGCGATCCCGAAGTCTACGCGATCGGCGAGGTGGCCGCGATCGAGGGCCGCTGCTACGGGCTGGTGGGGCCCGGATACACCAGCGCCGAGGTGGCCGCCGACCGGCTGCTCGGCGGCGCCGCGGAGTTTCCCGAGGCCGACATGTCCACCAAGCTCAAGCTGCTGGGCGTCGACGTCGCCAGCTTCGGCGACGCGATGGGCGTCACGCCGGACTGCCTGTCGGTCGTCGTCAACGACGCGGTCAACCAGACCTACGCCAAGCTGGTGCTCTCCGACGACGCGAAGACCCTGCTGGGCGGCATCCTGGTCGGCGATGCCTCGGCCTACGGCATCCTGCGCCCGATGGTCGGCGAACCTCTGCCGGGCGACCCGCTGGGTCTCATCTCGCCGACCGGGACCGACGGCGGCACAACGGGACTCGGCGTCGGCGCGCTGCCGCCGGCGGCGCAGATCTGCTCGTGCAACAACGTCACCAAGGGTGATTTGACCGAGGCCATCGGGTCAGGCTGCTGTGATGTCGCCGACCTCAAGAAGTGCACGCTGGCGGGCACCTCGTGCGGATCGTGCGTCCCGCTGCTCAAACAGATCCTCGAGGCCGAAGGGGTGGAGCAGTCCAAGGCGCTGTGCGAACACTTCAGCCAGTCCCGGGCCGAGCTGTTCGAGATCGTCACCGCCACCGACATCCGGACGTTCTCCGGGCTGATCGAGCGTTTCGGCAGCGGAAAGGGTTGCGACATCTGCAAGCCCGTCGTCGCGTCGATTCTTGCGTCGACGAGCTCGGGGCACATCCTCGACGGGGAGCAGGCCTCGCTGCAGGACTCCAACGACCACTTCCTGGCCAACATCCAGCGCAACGGCAGCTACTCGGTGGTGCCGCGGGTACCCGGCGGCGATATCACCCCCGAGCATCTGATCCTGATCGGCGAGATCGCCCGGGACTTCGGGCTGTACACCAAGATCACCGGCGGACAGCGCATCGACATGTTCGGTGCCCGCGTCGAGCAGCTGCCCGACATCTGGCGTCGCCTCGTCGATGGGGGGATGGAATCCGGCCATGCTTACGGCAAGTCGCTGCGCACCGTGAAGAGCTGTGTCGGCAGCGACTGGTGCCGCTACGGCCAACAGGATTCGGTGCAGATGGCCATCAACCTGGAGCTGCGCTACCGCGGCCTGCGGGCCCCGCACAAGATCAAGATGGGGGTCTCGGGCTGCGCACGGGAGTGCGCCGAGGCCCGCGGCAAGGACGTCGGCGTCATCGCCACCGAGACCGGCTGGAACCTCTACGTCGGCGGCAACGGCGGCATGACACCCCGCCATGCCGAGCTGTTGGCCGGTGACCTCGACGACGAGACGCTGATCCGCTACATCGACCGGTTCCTGATGTTCTACATCCGCACCGCCGACCGGTTGCAGCGCACCGCGCCGTGGGTGGAGGAGAAAGGCCTCGAGCACCTGCGCGAGGTGGTGTGCGACGACTCGCTGGGGTTGGCGGCCGAGTTCGAGGCGGCCATCGCGCGCCACGTCGACGGCTACGCCTGCGAGTGGAAGGGCGTGCTGGAAGACCCGGACAAGCTCGCGCGGTTCGTGTCGTTCGTCAACGCCCCGGACGTGCCCGACCCGACGATCGAGTTCACCGACCAGCACGGGCGCAAGGTGCCGGCGCCCGTTTCCATCGGCATGCCCAAGGTGGTGCAGAGATGA
- a CDS encoding fumarate reductase/succinate dehydrogenase flavoprotein subunit — protein sequence MADEVERHSYDVVVIGAGGAGLRAVIEARERGLRVAVVTKSLFGKAHTVMAEGGCAAAMRNVNTKDSWQVHFGDTMRGGKFLNNWRMAELHAQEAPDRVWELETYGALFDRTKDGRISQRNFGGHTYPRLAHVGDRTGLEIIRTLQQKIVSLQQEDKAELGDYEARIKVFHECSITELILDNGRVAGAFGYYRETGDFVLFEAPAVVLATGGIGKSYKVSSNSWEYTGDGHALALRAGSALINMEFIQFHPTGMVWPLSVKGILVTEGVRGDGGVLKNSEGKRFMFDYIPDVFKGQYAETEEEADQWLKDNDSARRTPDLLPRDEVARAINTEVKEGRGTPHGGVYLDIASRMSPEEIKRRLPSMYHQFIELAEVDITTDEMEVGPTCHYVMGGIEVDPDTAAAATPGLFAAGECAGGMHGSNRLGGNSLSDLLVFGRRAGLGASDYVRALSDRPKVTEDAVTAATDMALAVFDGPSDGSAPENPYTLQLDMQDTMNNLVGIIRKADEMQEALDKLTELRERYKRVKVEGERKFNPGWHLAMDLRNMLLVSESVAKSAITRTESRGGHTRDDYPAMDAKWRNTLLACRSAGDDPVVPDVTVAREEQPPMRSDLLGCFELSELEKYYTDEELVEHPQRKG from the coding sequence ATGGCTGACGAGGTCGAGCGGCACTCCTACGACGTGGTCGTGATCGGTGCCGGCGGCGCAGGTCTCCGTGCGGTGATCGAAGCCCGGGAGCGGGGCCTGCGGGTCGCGGTGGTGACCAAGTCACTGTTCGGCAAGGCCCACACCGTGATGGCCGAGGGCGGGTGCGCGGCGGCGATGCGCAACGTCAACACCAAGGACTCCTGGCAGGTGCACTTCGGTGACACCATGCGCGGCGGCAAGTTCCTGAACAACTGGCGGATGGCCGAACTGCACGCCCAGGAGGCACCGGACCGGGTCTGGGAGCTCGAAACCTACGGCGCGTTGTTCGACCGCACCAAGGACGGCCGGATCAGCCAGCGCAACTTCGGCGGGCACACCTATCCGCGGCTGGCCCACGTCGGTGACCGCACCGGCCTGGAGATCATCCGCACCCTGCAGCAGAAGATCGTGTCGCTGCAGCAGGAGGACAAGGCCGAGCTCGGCGACTACGAAGCCCGCATCAAGGTCTTCCACGAATGTTCGATCACCGAGCTGATCCTCGACAACGGACGCGTCGCGGGCGCGTTCGGCTACTACCGCGAGACCGGCGACTTCGTGTTGTTCGAGGCGCCGGCGGTGGTGCTGGCCACCGGCGGTATCGGCAAGTCCTACAAGGTCTCGTCGAACTCGTGGGAGTACACCGGCGACGGGCACGCGCTCGCGCTGCGCGCCGGTTCGGCACTGATCAACATGGAGTTCATCCAGTTCCACCCGACGGGCATGGTGTGGCCGCTGTCGGTGAAGGGGATCCTGGTCACCGAGGGTGTGCGCGGTGACGGCGGAGTGCTGAAGAACTCCGAGGGCAAACGCTTCATGTTCGACTACATCCCCGACGTGTTCAAGGGGCAGTACGCCGAGACCGAAGAGGAAGCCGACCAGTGGCTCAAGGACAACGACTCGGCGCGCCGCACCCCTGACCTGCTGCCCCGCGACGAGGTGGCCCGCGCGATCAACACCGAGGTCAAGGAAGGCCGCGGCACCCCGCACGGCGGCGTCTACCTCGATATCGCGTCGCGCATGTCACCCGAGGAGATCAAGCGCCGGCTGCCGTCGATGTACCACCAGTTCATCGAGCTGGCCGAGGTCGACATCACCACCGACGAGATGGAGGTGGGCCCGACCTGTCACTACGTGATGGGCGGGATCGAGGTCGACCCCGACACCGCGGCCGCCGCGACGCCCGGGCTGTTCGCCGCGGGCGAGTGCGCCGGCGGTATGCACGGCAGCAACCGGCTCGGCGGCAACTCGCTGTCGGACCTGCTGGTGTTCGGTCGCCGGGCCGGCCTGGGCGCCTCGGACTACGTCCGCGCGCTGTCGGATCGGCCGAAGGTCACCGAGGACGCCGTCACCGCGGCCACCGACATGGCGCTGGCGGTGTTCGACGGCCCCAGTGACGGCTCGGCACCGGAGAACCCGTACACGCTGCAGCTGGACATGCAGGACACCATGAACAACCTGGTGGGCATCATCCGCAAGGCCGACGAAATGCAGGAGGCCCTGGACAAGCTGACTGAGCTGCGGGAGCGCTACAAGCGCGTCAAGGTCGAGGGCGAACGCAAGTTCAATCCCGGCTGGCACCTGGCGATGGATCTGCGCAACATGCTGCTGGTCAGCGAGTCGGTGGCGAAGTCGGCGATCACCCGCACCGAGAGCCGCGGCGGGCACACCCGCGACGACTACCCGGCGATGGACGCCAAGTGGCGCAACACGCTGCTGGCGTGCCGGTCGGCGGGCGACGATCCCGTCGTGCCCGACGTGACCGTCGCCCGGGAGGAGCAGCCGCCAATGCGTTCCGACCTGCTCGGCTGCTTCGAACTGTCCGAGCTCGAGAAGTACTACACCGACGAGGAACTCGTCGAACACCCGCAACGGAAGGGCTGA